A single Primulina eburnea isolate SZY01 chromosome 11, ASM2296580v1, whole genome shotgun sequence DNA region contains:
- the LOC140804323 gene encoding LOW QUALITY PROTEIN: putative lysine-specific demethylase JMJ16 (The sequence of the model RefSeq protein was modified relative to this genomic sequence to represent the inferred CDS: deleted 1 base in 1 codon), producing MATELVGPCVKEDNMDLPSIPPGFESLAPFTLNRVEDNQVTLSTTSACATQSQTVTLQTTVNCNDDLKTSKCSRRRPWIKYCEFDNNSGDESEFKKPISMGHHLPKGVIRGCEKCSSCQKVIAKWRPEAARRPDLQEAPVFYPSEEEFEDTIKYIASIRSRAETYGICRIVPPASWKPPCPLKEKNMWERSKFVTRVQRIEKLQNRDSMRKILQVNYNKRSKKRKSMKNEVDYIKNDEEVKIPGEVELVDADRFGFEHGPEFTMDEFKKYSDVFMAQYFRKNSSPSVSECNINMYEEQWQPTVESIEGEYWRMVEKPTEEIDVLYGADLETGVFGSGFPKSSHQVCSASDLKYVNSGWNLNNFPRLPGSVLSFESSDISGVLIPWLYIGMCFSSFCWHVEDHHLYSLNYMHWGAPKMWYGVPGSDAVKLEAAMKKHLPDLFEEQPDLLHKLVTQLSPSILKSEGVPVYRCVQNPGEFVLTFPRAYHAGFNCGFNCAEAVNVAPVDWLPHGQDAIELYCEQGRKSTISHDKLLLGAAREAVKANWEYNLLRKYTQNNLRWKDVCGKDGILSKALKARVEMERLRRDCLCKSSQALKMECSFDANSERECSICLFDLHLSAAGCHRCSPDKYACLNHAKQLCSCSWGAKFFLFRYDIAELNLLVEALEGKLSAIYRWARLDLGLALSSYVSKDNMQNSEIVVKSSHNTSQEASNGTNSLPTALSSIEQMDGKSLKLMKFIGSTNSCQKEKPSEVVLALESVKPSSSLSSPENEASKHNSLCHKKTNLQSTPRIKILSPQPSQVGSRNVSCRKNLGTEKPLAKQSLAYVHKDVILLSDVEGEGPNKETFLEDSAQHGGNVLKPVCHPVSCLNNPPLTAAVAGPVDKLDKVKHGSSSEDMKAEDQKEGEANLGDISPTNPCFKVPSNDADSCNCVSVKKETSELDEANACLGFNLQNDKGRSSYEDNHKKSELDVDYTSSENSQSVSSNPLSSQNILDRYYRQKGPRIAKVVRRINCNVEALKFGSVHAGKQWCDCRAIYPSGFRSRVRYIDVLDPSNMCYYVSEILDAGWDGPLFMVSLEHRPSEIFVHVSAARCWEMVRERVNHEITKQHKSGRQNLPPLQPPGSLDGMEMFGFSSPAIVQAIQAMDQNRVCSNYWKSRPLMQIPQQSQSGESSGTFSLKYEPLNDQEIEKNHPGVVRILNSLFKKANLEQLHTLHGLLQNENSTDEQRLVIRLLNEKIREGSA from the exons ATGGATTTACCATCAATTCCACCGGGGTTTGAGTCACTTGCACCCTTCACTCTTAACAGAGTGGAAGATAATCAAGTAACTCTATCAACCACCTCTGCTTGTGCTACTCAATCACAAACTGTCACATTGCAAACGACGGTCAACTGTAATGATGATTTAAAAACCTCGAAGTGCTCTAGGCGTAGGCCTTGGATTAAATACTGCGAGTTTGATAACAACTCTGGGGATGAATCCGAGTTTAAGAAG CCAATTTCCATGGGGCACCATCTTCCAAAGGGGGTTATCCGTGGGTGTGAAAAGTGTAGCAGCTGCCAAAAG GTTATTGCAAAATGGCGTCCTGAAGCAGCTCGTAGGCCTGATCTTCAGGAGGCTCCTGTGTTTTATCCTTCTGAAGAG GAGTTTGAAGATACTATAAAATACATTGCAAGTATACGCTCTAGAGCAGAAACATATGGGATCTGTCGTATAGTACCTCCAGCTTCATGGAAACCTCCTTGTCCTCTCAAGGAAAAAAATATGTGGGAGAGGTCTAAGTTTGTCACTCGTGTTCAGCGGATTGAAAAACTGCAAAATCGGGATTCTATGAGAAAGATATTACAAGTCAATTATAACAAGCGAAGCAAAAAGAGAAAATCTATGAAAAACGAAGTTGATTATATAAAGAATGACGAGGAAGTCAAGATTCCAGGTGAAGTTGAACTAGTAGATGCTGATAGATTTGGCTTTGAACACGGTCCCGAGTTTACCATGGACGAATTTAAAAAGTATTCCGATGTGTTCATGGCCCAATACTTTAGAAAAAACAGTAGTCCCTCGGTATCAGAATGTAACATAAATATGTATGAGGAACAGTGGCAGCCTACAGTTGAGAGTATTGAGGGAGAATATTGGAGGATGGTGGAAAAACCAACAGAAGAAATTGAT GTTCTTTATGGGGCTGATCTGGAAACAGGAGTATTTGGCAGTGGGTTTCCA AAATCTTCTCACCAAGTTTGTTCTGCTTCTGACTTGAAGTATGTCAATTCAGGATGGAACTTGAATAACTTCCCTAGGCTTCCTGGTTCTGTTCTTTCGTTTGAGAGCAGTGATATATCTGGTGTTCTGATTCCTTGGCTGTACATCGGAATGTGTTTTTCTTCATTTTGCTGG CATGTCGAGGATCACCACTTATACTCATTGAATTACATGCATTGGGGGGCTCCAAAAATGTGGTATGGTGTTCCAGGATCAGATGCAGTGAAATTGGAGGCAGCAATGAAGAAACACCTGCCCGATCTATTTGAAGAACAGCCAGACCTGCTTCATAAGTTG GTTACCCAACTTTCCCCATCGATCCTGAAGTCTGAAGGAGTGCCCGTTTATCGGTGTGTTCAAAATCCAGGAGAGTTTGTCCTGACGTTCCCTCGAGCATATCATGCTGGGTTCAACTGTGGTTTCAACTGTGCTGAAGCTGTTAATGTTGCTCCTGTTGATTGGTTGCCACATGGGCAGGATGCTATTGAGCTTTATTGCGAGCAAGGCAGAAAATCTACCATTTCACACGATAAGTTATTGCTTGGTGCAGCTAGAGAAGCTGTGAAAGCAAATTGGGAGTACAACTTATTGAGAAAGTATACTCAAAACAATTTAAGATGGAAGGATGTTTGTGGAAAAGATGGGATATTATCAAAAGCACTCAAG GCTCGGGTTGAGATGGAGCGGCTGCGGAGGGATTGCCTTTGCAAATCCTCACAGGCATTGAAGATGGAGTGCTCATTTGATGCTAATAGTGAGAGGGAGTGCAGTATATGCCTTTTTGACCTACACCTGTCTGCTGCAGGTTGTCACCGTTGTTCTCCTGATAAATACGCATGCTTGAACCATGCGAAACAgttatgttcatgttcatgGGGTGCCAAGTTTTTTCTATTTCGTTACGACATTGCTGAATTGAACTTATTAGTTGAAGCTTTGGAGGGGAAATTAAGTGCAATATATAGATGGGCAAGGCTCGATCTCGGACTTGCCCTAAGTTCTTATGTCTCAAAAGACAATATGCAAAATTCTGAGATTGTCGTCAAATCATCTCATAATACCTCTCAAGAGGCTTCTAACGGGACAAATTCCCTACCCACTGCATTATCTTCTATAGAGCAAATGGATGGAAAAAGTTTGAAATTAATGAAATTCATTGGCAGCACAAACTCTTGCCAGAAGGAGAAGCCATCTGAGGTGGTATTGGCACTGGAAAGTGTAAAGCCATCATCAAGCTTGTCCTCCCCAGAAAATGAGGCATCAAAACATAATTCTCTATGCCACAAGAAAACCAATTTACAGTCAACTCccagaataaaaatattatcaCCTCAGCCTTCTCAAGTTGGTAGTCGAAATGTGTCTTGTAGGAAAAATTTAGGTACAGAGAAACCTCTGGCGAAGCAGTCATTAGCTTATGTACACAAAGATGTTATACTCCTGAGTGATGTTGAGGGAGAAGGACCCAATAAAGAAACTTTTTTGGAGGATTCTGCACAACATGGAGGAAATGTGTTGAAACCAGTTTGCCATCCTGTGAGCTGTTTGAACAATCCACCCTTAACAGCAGCTGTTGCTGGTCCTGTTGACAAGCTTGACAAAGTGAAGCATGGCTCTAGTTCAGAGGATATGAAGGCTGAAGACCAGAAAGAAGGTGAAGCAAATCTTGGTGATATTTCACCGACCAATCCTTGCTTCAAGGTGCCCTCCAATGATGCAGATTCTTGTAACTGTGTATCAGTGAAGAAAGAGACTTCTGAACTTGATGAGGCAAATGCGTGTTTGGGATTTAACCTACAAAATGACAAGGGAAGATCCAGTTATGAAGATAATCATAAAAAATCGGAGTTGGATGTTGATTATACATCAAgtgaaaattcacaaagtgtgTCATCTAATCCATTAAGTTCGCAGAATATACTGGACAGATATTATCGCCAGAAGGGGCCTCGAATTGCGAAAGTTGTTAGGAGAATTAATTGCAATGTTGAAGCTTTGAAATTTGGATCTGTGCATGCTGGAAAGCAATGGTGTGATTGTCGGGCCATTTATCCTAGTG GATTTAGAAGTAGAGTGCGGTATATAGATGTACTAGATCCATCTAATATGTGCTATTATGTCTCTGAAATTCTGGATGCTGGATGGGATGGGCCTCTATTTATG GTTTCTTTGGAGCACCGTCCTAGTGAAATATTTGTTCATGTCTCGGCTGCCAGATGCTGGGAAATGGTTCGGGAAAGAGTCAATCACGAGATCACGAAGCAACATAAGTCAGGAAGACAGAACCTCCCTCCTTTGCAGCCTCCTGGGAGTTTAGATGGCATGGAGATGTTTGGCTTTTCTTCACCAGCAATTGTGCAG GCTATTCAAGCTATGGATCAAAATCGAGTATGTTCAAATTACTGGAAATCACGGCCACTTATGCAGATTCCTCAGCAATCCCAATCTGGAGAAAGTAGTGGCACCTTCAGCCTGAAGTATGAGCCCTTGAATGATCAAGAAATCGAGAAGAACCATCCTGGGGTTGTGAGAATATTGAATAGCCTCTTCAAGAAGGCTAATCTGGAGCAGCTGCATACACTACATGGACTTTTACAGAACGAGAATTCAACTGATGAACAAAGATTGGTGATCAGACTTCTTAACGAGAAGATTCGCGAGGGCTCGGCTTAG